From Klebsiella electrica, the proteins below share one genomic window:
- a CDS encoding YgdI/YgdR family lipoprotein — MRNKILMASALAATAMLFVAGCSSNQALKTTDGRTIVTDGKPHVDDDTGMVSYKNAQTGRTEQINRDQVKSMDELDN; from the coding sequence ATGCGGAACAAAATTCTGATGGCATCCGCGCTGGCGGCGACGGCAATGTTGTTTGTGGCGGGCTGTTCATCGAACCAGGCGCTGAAAACGACCGACGGTAGAACGATCGTGACTGATGGCAAGCCCCATGTGGATGATGACACCGGCATGGTGTCGTACAAAAATGCGCAAACCGGTCGGACCGAACAGATCAATCGCGATCAGGTGAAGTCGATGGACGAGCTGGATAACTAA
- the pdxA gene encoding 4-hydroxythreonine-4-phosphate dehydrogenase PdxA, which produces MKCMNRVVITPGEPAGIGPDLVVQLAQRDWPVELVVCADGALLSDRAQQLGLPLSLLPYNPSLPAAAQRAGTLTLLPVALNAPVTPGVLNVRNGSYVVETLARACDGCLSGEFAALITGPVHKGNINDAGIAFTGHTEFFEERAHASKVVMMLATEELRVALATTHLPLKAISDAITPDLLREVITILDHDLRHKFGIAQPHVLVCGLNPHAGEGGHMGTEEIDTIIPVLEEMRARGMNLSGPLPADTLFQPKYLDNADAVLAMYHDQGLPVLKYQGFGRGVNITLGLPFIRTSVDHGTALELAGQGKADVGSFITALNLAIKMIVNTQ; this is translated from the coding sequence ATGAAGTGTATGAATCGAGTTGTTATCACTCCCGGTGAGCCCGCCGGAATCGGCCCCGACCTTGTTGTACAGCTTGCGCAACGCGACTGGCCGGTAGAGCTGGTGGTTTGCGCCGACGGCGCTCTGTTATCTGACCGGGCTCAACAGCTCGGTCTTCCTTTATCTCTCCTGCCCTACAACCCCTCTCTTCCCGCAGCGGCACAACGCGCCGGCACCCTGACGCTCCTCCCCGTCGCGCTGAACGCCCCTGTGACACCCGGCGTGCTGAATGTGCGCAACGGCAGCTATGTGGTTGAGACGCTGGCGCGCGCCTGTGACGGCTGCCTGAGCGGCGAATTTGCGGCATTGATTACCGGGCCGGTACATAAGGGCAATATCAACGACGCGGGTATCGCCTTTACCGGGCATACCGAATTCTTTGAAGAGCGGGCTCATGCCAGTAAAGTGGTCATGATGCTGGCGACCGAAGAGCTGCGCGTCGCTCTGGCAACCACGCACCTGCCGCTAAAAGCGATCAGCGACGCGATCACGCCTGATTTGCTCCGTGAAGTGATAACGATTCTGGACCACGATCTGCGCCATAAATTCGGTATCGCCCAGCCGCACGTGCTGGTCTGCGGCCTGAACCCACACGCCGGCGAAGGTGGGCACATGGGGACGGAAGAGATCGATACCATTATTCCGGTGCTGGAAGAGATGCGCGCCCGGGGGATGAATCTGAGCGGTCCGCTGCCGGCAGATACCCTTTTCCAGCCGAAATATCTCGACAATGCCGATGCGGTACTCGCGATGTACCACGATCAGGGCCTTCCCGTGCTAAAATACCAGGGCTTTGGCCGTGGCGTGAACATTACGCTCGGTTTACCCTTTATTCGCACCTCTGTTGACCACGGTACCGCGCTTGAACTGGCGGGCCAGGGAAAAGCGGATGTCGGCAGTTTTATCACGGCGCTTAATCTCGCCATCAAAATGATTGTTAATACGCAATGA
- the rsmA gene encoding 16S rRNA (adenine(1518)-N(6)/adenine(1519)-N(6))-dimethyltransferase RsmA → MNNRVHQGHLARKRFGQNFLNDQFVIDSIVSAINPQKGQAIVEIGPGLAALTEPVGERLDALTVIELDRDLAARLQTHPFLGPKLTIYQQDAMTMNFGELSQTMGQPLRVFGNLPYNISTPLMFHLFSYTDAIADMHFMLQKEVVNRLVAGPNSKAYGRLSVMAQYYCQIIPVLEVPPGAFTPPPKVDSAVVRLVPYRTLPHPVKEVRVLSRITTEAFNQRRKTIRNSLGNLFSVEVLNELGIDPAKRAENISVAQYCQLANWLSDNSPTKES, encoded by the coding sequence ATGAATAATCGAGTCCATCAGGGCCACTTAGCCCGTAAACGCTTCGGGCAAAACTTCCTCAACGATCAGTTCGTAATCGACAGCATTGTCTCGGCCATTAACCCCCAGAAAGGGCAGGCAATTGTCGAGATCGGTCCGGGCCTGGCGGCGCTGACCGAACCGGTTGGTGAACGCCTGGACGCACTTACCGTTATCGAGCTGGATCGCGATCTGGCCGCTCGCCTGCAGACGCATCCGTTCCTCGGGCCGAAGCTGACCATTTATCAGCAGGATGCCATGACCATGAACTTCGGCGAGCTGTCGCAGACCATGGGTCAGCCGCTGCGCGTGTTCGGCAATCTGCCGTACAACATCTCAACGCCGCTGATGTTCCATCTGTTCAGCTATACTGATGCCATCGCCGACATGCACTTTATGCTGCAAAAAGAGGTCGTCAATCGCCTGGTTGCCGGACCGAACAGTAAGGCTTATGGTCGACTGAGCGTCATGGCGCAGTATTACTGCCAGATCATCCCGGTACTCGAAGTGCCGCCGGGTGCCTTCACGCCGCCGCCTAAAGTGGATTCCGCCGTCGTGCGCCTGGTGCCTTATCGCACGCTGCCGCACCCGGTGAAAGAGGTTCGCGTGCTGAGCCGAATCACTACCGAGGCCTTTAACCAGCGTCGTAAAACGATTCGTAACAGCCTCGGCAACCTGTTCAGCGTTGAGGTACTGAACGAACTGGGCATCGACCCGGCAAAACGTGCAGAGAATATTTCCGTGGCACAATACTGTCAGCTGGCTAACTGGCTGTCTGACAACTCGCCCACCAAGGAGAGCTAA
- the surA gene encoding peptidylprolyl isomerase SurA: protein MKNWKTLLLGIAMIANTSFAAPQVVDKVAAVVNNGVVLESDVDGLLQSVKLNAGQAGQQLPDDATLRHQILERLIMDQIVLQMGQKMGMKITDDQVDQAIANIAKQNNMTLDQMRSRLAYDGLNYSTYRNQIRKEMLIAEVRNNEVRRRITVLPQEVESLAKQIGDQNDASTELNLSHILIPLSENPTSDDVAKAQEQANSIAEQARNGADFGKLAITYSADQQALKGGQMGWGRIQELPGIFAQALSSAKKGDIIGPIRSGVGFHILKVNDMRGGSKNISVTEVHARHILLKPSPIMNDEQARVKLEQIAADIKSGKTTFAKAAKEFSEDPGSANQGGDLGWATPDIFDPAFRDALMRLNKGQTSAPVHSSFGWHLIELLDSRQVDRTDAAQKDRAYRMLMNRKFSEEAATWMQEQRASAYVKILSN, encoded by the coding sequence ATGAAGAACTGGAAAACGCTGCTTCTCGGTATCGCCATGATCGCGAATACCAGTTTCGCTGCCCCACAGGTTGTCGATAAAGTAGCGGCTGTCGTCAATAATGGCGTTGTTCTTGAAAGCGACGTCGATGGCTTATTGCAATCGGTTAAGCTTAATGCTGGCCAGGCCGGTCAACAGCTGCCCGATGACGCGACCTTACGTCATCAGATCCTCGAAAGACTGATCATGGACCAGATAGTTCTGCAGATGGGCCAGAAGATGGGCATGAAAATCACTGACGATCAGGTCGATCAGGCGATTGCCAACATCGCGAAACAGAACAACATGACCCTGGATCAGATGCGCAGCCGTCTGGCCTATGACGGTCTTAACTACAGCACCTACCGTAATCAGATTCGTAAAGAGATGCTGATTGCGGAGGTGCGTAACAACGAAGTCCGTCGTCGCATCACCGTGCTGCCGCAGGAAGTCGAATCTCTGGCAAAACAAATTGGCGATCAGAACGATGCCAGCACCGAGCTGAACCTCAGCCACATCCTGATTCCGCTGTCAGAAAACCCGACCTCCGACGACGTAGCGAAAGCGCAGGAACAGGCTAACTCTATCGCTGAGCAGGCGCGCAACGGCGCTGACTTCGGTAAACTGGCTATCACCTACTCTGCCGACCAGCAGGCGCTGAAAGGCGGCCAGATGGGCTGGGGCCGTATTCAGGAACTGCCGGGGATCTTCGCCCAGGCGCTGAGCAGCGCGAAGAAAGGCGATATTATCGGCCCGATTCGCTCTGGCGTCGGCTTCCATATTCTGAAAGTGAACGACATGCGCGGCGGCAGCAAGAACATCTCCGTCACCGAAGTTCACGCCCGTCACATTTTGCTGAAGCCGTCGCCTATCATGAATGACGAACAGGCGCGGGTTAAACTGGAGCAGATTGCCGCCGATATTAAGAGCGGGAAAACCACCTTCGCTAAAGCGGCGAAAGAGTTCTCCGAAGATCCGGGCTCCGCGAACCAGGGCGGCGATTTAGGCTGGGCAACGCCAGATATCTTCGATCCGGCGTTCCGCGATGCGCTGATGCGTCTGAACAAAGGCCAGACCAGCGCGCCGGTTCACTCCTCCTTCGGCTGGCACCTGATTGAACTGCTGGACAGCCGTCAGGTCGACAGAACCGACGCCGCGCAGAAAGACCGCGCGTACCGGATGCTGATGAACCGTAAGTTCTCTGAAGAAGCGGCAACCTGGATGCAGGAACAACGCGCCAGCGCTTACGTCAAAATTCTGAGCAACTAA
- the apaH gene encoding bis(5'-nucleosyl)-tetraphosphatase (symmetrical) ApaH — MSTYLIGDVHGCYDELLALLKQVEFTPGIDTLWLTGDLVARGPGSLEVLRYVKSLGDSVRLVLGNHDLHLLAVFAGISRNKPKDRLKSLLEAPDADELLNWLRRQPMMQIDEEKKLVMAHAGITPQWDLETARQCAHDVEAVLASDSYPFFLDAMYGDMPNNWSTELSGLARLRFISNAFTRMRYCFPNGQLDMYAKEAPENAPAPLKPWFAIPGPVSNEYSIAFGHWASLEGKGTPEGIYALDTGCCWGGELTCLRWEDKQYFTQPSNRQKELDEGEAVAS, encoded by the coding sequence ATGTCTACATACCTTATTGGCGACGTTCATGGTTGCTACGATGAACTGCTCGCCCTATTAAAGCAGGTGGAGTTTACCCCAGGGATCGATACGCTGTGGCTGACGGGCGATTTAGTCGCGCGCGGCCCGGGTTCGCTGGAGGTTTTGCGCTACGTTAAATCCCTTGGCGATAGTGTGCGCCTGGTCCTCGGCAATCACGATCTGCATCTGCTGGCCGTCTTCGCCGGTATCAGCCGCAACAAGCCCAAAGATCGCCTGAAATCGCTGCTCGAAGCCCCGGATGCCGACGAGCTGCTCAACTGGCTGCGCCGTCAGCCGATGATGCAGATTGATGAAGAGAAAAAGCTGGTGATGGCCCATGCGGGCATCACGCCACAGTGGGATCTGGAAACGGCAAGACAGTGCGCGCACGATGTTGAAGCCGTGCTCGCCAGCGACTCCTATCCGTTCTTCCTCGATGCGATGTATGGCGATATGCCGAATAACTGGAGCACTGAACTGAGCGGTCTCGCCCGCCTGCGCTTTATCTCCAATGCCTTCACCCGTATGCGCTACTGCTTCCCGAACGGGCAGCTGGATATGTATGCCAAAGAAGCGCCGGAAAATGCCCCTGCGCCGTTAAAACCGTGGTTCGCCATTCCGGGCCCGGTGAGCAACGAGTACAGCATTGCGTTTGGTCATTGGGCTTCGCTGGAAGGAAAAGGGACGCCGGAAGGGATTTACGCGCTGGATACAGGATGCTGCTGGGGCGGGGAACTGACCTGTCTACGCTGGGAAGATAAGCAGTATTTCACCCAACCATCGAACCGCCAGAAAGAACTGGACGAAGGCGAGGCGGTTGCCTCCTGA
- the folA gene encoding type 3 dihydrofolate reductase, translating to MISLIAALAVDRVIGMENAMPWDLPADLAWFKRNTLNKPVVMGRLTWESIGRPLPGRKNIVISSQPGTDDRVLWVKSVDEAIAACGDVEEMMVIGGGRVYEQFLPKAQKLYLTHIDAEVEGDTHFPDYDPDQWESVFSEFHDADAQNSHSYCFEILERR from the coding sequence ATGATCAGTCTGATTGCGGCGTTAGCGGTAGATCGCGTCATTGGTATGGAAAACGCCATGCCATGGGACCTGCCTGCCGATCTCGCCTGGTTTAAACGTAATACCTTAAACAAGCCGGTGGTCATGGGGCGTCTGACCTGGGAGTCTATTGGCCGCCCGTTGCCGGGGCGTAAGAATATCGTTATCAGCAGCCAGCCCGGCACCGACGATCGCGTGCTGTGGGTGAAATCGGTTGATGAAGCGATTGCCGCCTGCGGCGACGTTGAAGAGATGATGGTGATCGGCGGCGGTCGTGTCTATGAGCAGTTCCTGCCGAAGGCCCAGAAGCTTTATCTGACGCATATTGATGCCGAAGTGGAAGGGGATACCCATTTCCCGGACTACGATCCGGACCAGTGGGAGTCGGTATTCAGCGAATTTCACGATGCCGATGCGCAGAACTCGCATAGCTACTGCTTCGAGATTCTCGAACGTCGCTAA
- the kefC gene encoding glutathione-regulated potassium-efflux system protein KefC: MDSHTLIQALIYLGSAALIVPIAVRLGLGSVLGYLIAGCIIGPWGLRLVTDAEAILHFAEIGVVLMLFVIGLELDPQRLWKLRASVFGGGALQMVVCGVLIGLFCMLLGMRWQVAELIGMTLALSSTAIAMQAMNERNLTVSQMGRSAFAVLLFQDIAAIPLVAMIPLLAASGGSTTLAAFALSALKVAGALALVVALGRYVTRPVLRFVARSGLREVFSAVALFLVFGFGLLLEEVGLSMAMGAFLAGVLLASSEYRHALESDIEPFKGLLLGLFFIGVGMSIDFGTLMSHPLRILVLLVGFLIIKGAMLWLIAKPLGVPRAQRRWFAVLLGQGSEFAFVVFGAAQMADVLDSDWAKALTLAVALSMAATPILLVLLTRLEKSSSGEEREADEIDEEQPRVIIAGFGRYGQIAGRVLLSGGVKMVILDHDPDHVDTLRKFDMKVFYGDATRADLLESAGAAKAEVLINAIDDPQVSLQLVELAKEHFPHLQIISRARDVDHYIQLRQAGVEAPERETFEAALKSGRMALEALGLGAYEARERADLFRRFNHKMVEEMVAMAENDAASRVAVFKRTSDMLTGIINEDRNHLSLVQRHGWQGTEEGRHTGNIADEPENKPSV, from the coding sequence ATGGATAGCCATACGCTTATACAGGCGCTGATTTATCTGGGGTCCGCCGCGCTGATTGTGCCGATCGCCGTGCGTCTCGGTTTGGGCTCGGTGCTTGGCTATCTGATTGCCGGCTGTATCATCGGGCCGTGGGGGCTGAGGCTGGTGACCGACGCTGAGGCGATTTTGCACTTTGCCGAAATCGGCGTGGTGCTGATGCTGTTTGTTATTGGTCTGGAGCTCGACCCGCAGCGCCTGTGGAAGCTGCGCGCGTCGGTGTTTGGCGGCGGCGCTTTGCAGATGGTGGTGTGCGGTGTACTGATTGGCCTGTTCTGCATGCTGCTGGGGATGCGCTGGCAGGTAGCGGAACTGATCGGCATGACGCTGGCGCTGTCGTCGACGGCGATCGCCATGCAGGCGATGAACGAACGTAATCTGACGGTCTCGCAGATGGGGCGGAGCGCATTTGCCGTCCTGCTGTTTCAGGATATCGCGGCGATCCCGCTGGTGGCGATGATCCCGCTGCTGGCCGCCAGCGGTGGTTCCACGACGCTGGCGGCGTTTGCCTTGTCGGCGCTCAAGGTGGCAGGCGCGCTGGCCCTGGTGGTGGCGTTGGGGCGCTATGTGACCCGTCCGGTGCTGCGCTTCGTGGCCCGTTCCGGTCTGCGCGAAGTGTTCAGCGCCGTGGCCCTGTTCCTGGTCTTTGGCTTTGGCCTGTTGCTGGAGGAGGTCGGGCTGTCGATGGCGATGGGGGCCTTCCTCGCCGGCGTGCTGCTGGCGAGCTCGGAATATCGCCACGCGCTGGAAAGCGACATTGAACCGTTTAAGGGGCTGCTGCTGGGGCTGTTCTTCATCGGCGTCGGGATGTCGATTGATTTCGGTACCCTGATGAGCCATCCGCTGCGCATTCTGGTTTTACTGGTCGGTTTCCTGATTATCAAAGGCGCCATGCTGTGGTTGATTGCGAAGCCGCTCGGAGTGCCGCGCGCTCAGCGCCGCTGGTTTGCGGTTCTGCTGGGGCAGGGGAGCGAATTTGCCTTCGTGGTATTTGGCGCGGCGCAGATGGCCGACGTACTGGATAGCGACTGGGCGAAAGCGTTGACCCTGGCGGTGGCGCTGTCAATGGCGGCAACGCCGATCCTGCTGGTGCTGTTGACCCGCCTGGAGAAGTCGTCCAGCGGCGAAGAACGCGAAGCGGATGAGATTGATGAAGAGCAGCCGCGGGTGATTATTGCCGGCTTTGGCCGCTACGGGCAGATCGCCGGTCGTGTGCTGCTCTCCGGCGGGGTGAAGATGGTGATCCTCGATCACGATCCTGACCATGTCGATACGCTGCGTAAATTTGATATGAAAGTGTTTTATGGCGATGCCACGCGCGCGGATCTGCTGGAATCGGCGGGGGCAGCAAAAGCCGAGGTACTGATCAATGCGATTGACGATCCGCAGGTCAGCCTGCAGTTGGTCGAGCTGGCGAAAGAGCATTTCCCGCACCTGCAGATTATCTCCCGCGCCCGCGATGTGGATCACTATATCCAGCTGCGTCAGGCTGGCGTGGAGGCCCCGGAGCGTGAAACCTTCGAGGCGGCGCTGAAATCCGGGCGAATGGCGCTGGAGGCGCTGGGGCTGGGCGCATATGAAGCGCGTGAGCGCGCCGACCTGTTCCGTCGCTTCAACCACAAGATGGTGGAGGAGATGGTGGCGATGGCGGAAAACGACGCGGCTTCCCGCGTGGCGGTGTTCAAACGAACCAGTGACATGTTGACCGGAATTATCAACGAGGATCGTAACCATTTGTCGTTGGTTCAGCGCCACGGCTGGCAGGGAACCGAAGAGGGCAGACATACCGGGAATATCGCCGATGAACCGGAGAATAAGCCTTCTGTCTGA
- the kefF gene encoding glutathione-regulated potassium-efflux system oxidoreductase KefF: MILIIYAHPYPQHSHANKRMLEQARTLDGVEIRSLYQLYPDFNIDVAAEQAALARAELIIWQHPMQWYSVPPLMKLWMDKVLSHGWAYGHNGIALRGKSLMWAVTTGGGESHFDIGAFPGFDVLSQPLQATGLYCGMRWLPPFAMHCTFICDDETLQAQARRYRQRLIEWQETHYG, from the coding sequence ATGATTCTGATAATTTATGCCCATCCCTATCCGCAGCACTCGCATGCGAATAAGCGGATGCTTGAGCAGGCAAGGACGCTGGATGGCGTAGAAATACGCTCCCTCTATCAACTTTACCCCGACTTTAATATCGACGTCGCCGCCGAACAGGCGGCGCTGGCGCGAGCCGAGCTGATTATCTGGCAGCATCCGATGCAGTGGTACAGCGTGCCGCCGCTAATGAAACTGTGGATGGATAAGGTGCTGTCGCACGGCTGGGCCTACGGACATAACGGCATCGCCCTGCGCGGCAAATCGCTGATGTGGGCGGTGACCACCGGCGGCGGCGAGAGTCACTTTGATATCGGCGCGTTTCCCGGGTTTGATGTGCTTTCCCAGCCGCTACAGGCGACCGGCCTGTACTGTGGTATGAGGTGGCTGCCGCCTTTCGCCATGCACTGCACCTTTATCTGCGACGATGAAACCCTTCAGGCGCAGGCGCGCCGCTACCGACAACGCCTTATCGAATGGCAGGAGACGCATTATGGATAG
- the apaG gene encoding Co2+/Mg2+ efflux protein ApaG, whose amino-acid sequence MIDSPRVCVQVQSVYIESQSSPEEERYVFAYTVTIRNLGRTQVQLLGRYWLITNGHGRKTEVQGEGVIGEQPHIPAGGEFQYTSGAVIETPLGTMQGHYDMIDVNGAPFSIDIPVFRLAVPTLIH is encoded by the coding sequence ATGATTGATTCGCCTCGAGTTTGCGTGCAGGTGCAAAGCGTCTATATCGAATCGCAGTCTTCTCCGGAAGAAGAGCGCTACGTTTTCGCTTATACCGTCACGATTCGCAATCTGGGGCGGACTCAGGTTCAGCTTCTTGGCCGCTACTGGCTTATCACCAACGGCCACGGTCGTAAGACTGAAGTGCAGGGTGAAGGCGTTATCGGCGAACAGCCGCATATTCCCGCTGGCGGTGAATTCCAGTATACCAGCGGGGCGGTCATTGAAACGCCGCTGGGCACCATGCAGGGACATTATGACATGATCGACGTGAACGGCGCGCCGTTCTCGATCGATATCCCTGTTTTCCGTCTCGCAGTACCAACGCTCATTCATTAA